The Fervidibacillus albus genome contains a region encoding:
- the prmA gene encoding 50S ribosomal protein L11 methyltransferase yields MKWSEISIHTTNEAVEPILNILYEAGASGVVIEDSFERMKVRENQFGEIYELNPEDYPEEGVIIKAYLPVNSFLGETVEEIKTAINNLILYDIDLGKNKVTISEVNEEEWATAWKKYYNPVKISKHFTIVPTWEDYQPVDTDEWIIELDPGMAFGTGTHPTTVMSIQALEQTVKPGDVVFDVGTGSGVLSIAAALLKAKKVLAFDLDEVAVTSAKLNTKLNKVHSVVTVKQNNLLDGIEERANVIVANILAEIIIRFCDDAYKALENGGYFITSGIINLKRKEVEDALRKANFVIQETLLMEDWVTIIAKKK; encoded by the coding sequence TTGAAATGGTCTGAAATAAGCATCCACACGACGAATGAGGCGGTCGAGCCAATTTTAAACATTTTATACGAAGCCGGTGCAAGCGGTGTGGTCATTGAAGATTCCTTCGAACGGATGAAAGTTCGGGAAAATCAATTCGGTGAAATTTACGAATTGAATCCGGAAGATTATCCTGAAGAGGGGGTAATCATTAAAGCCTATTTACCCGTTAATAGTTTTTTAGGGGAAACGGTCGAAGAAATTAAAACGGCGATTAACAATTTAATCTTATATGATATCGATCTCGGTAAAAATAAAGTTACGATCAGTGAAGTGAATGAAGAAGAATGGGCGACAGCTTGGAAAAAATATTACAACCCCGTGAAAATATCGAAACATTTCACGATTGTCCCGACGTGGGAAGATTATCAACCGGTCGATACCGATGAATGGATTATCGAATTGGATCCAGGAATGGCCTTTGGGACCGGTACTCATCCGACAACTGTAATGAGTATTCAAGCGTTAGAACAAACGGTAAAACCGGGAGATGTCGTTTTCGACGTCGGAACCGGGTCAGGCGTATTGAGCATCGCCGCAGCCTTATTAAAAGCGAAAAAGGTACTTGCCTTCGACTTAGACGAAGTTGCCGTTACAAGTGCAAAACTAAATACGAAACTGAATAAAGTCCACTCTGTCGTCACCGTTAAACAAAACAATTTGCTTGACGGTATTGAGGAAAGGGCGAATGTGATCGTTGCCAACATTTTAGCAGAGATCATTATTCGATTTTGCGATGATGCATATAAAGCTTTAGAAAACGGAGGCTATTTTATCACATCGGGAATTATTAACTTGAAACGAAAAGAAGTGGAAGACGCCTTGCGAAAAGCGAATTTTGTCATCCAAGAAACGTTATTGATGGAAGATTGGGTGACGATTATCGCAAAGAAAAAATAA
- the dnaK gene encoding molecular chaperone DnaK, translating into MSKIIGIDLGTTNSCVAVLEGGDAQVIPNPEGNRTTPSVVAFKNGERLIGEVAKRQAITNPNTVISIKRHMGTDYKVEMEGKSYTPQEISAIILQYLKSYAEEYLGETVTKAVITVPAYFNDAERQATKDAGKIAGLEVERIINEPTAAALAYGLDKTEENQTVLVFDLGGGTFDVSILELGDGVFEVRATAGDNRLGGDDFDQAIMNYLVAEFKKENGIDLSNDKMAMQRLKDAAEKAKKDLSGVTTTQISLPFITAGPQGPLHLEVTLTRAKFDELTADLVERTMGPTRQALKDAGLSPNEIDKVILVGGSTRIPAVQEAIKKEIGKEPHKGVNPDEVVAMGAAIQGGVISGDVKDVVLLDVTPLSLGIETLGGVFTKLIERNTTIPTSKSQVFSTAADNQTAVDIHVLQGERPMAADNKTLGRFQLTDIPPAPRGVPQIEVTFDIDKNGIVNVSAKDLGTGKQQKITIKSNTGLSDEEIDRMVKEAEQNAEADKKRKEEAELRNEADQLLFTTDKTLKDLEGKVDEGEIKRAEDAKNELKKAIENNDLEEIRAKKDALSQIIQDLTVKLYQQTAQQQAQEQPGQEPSGQQEKKDDNVVDADFEEVKDDK; encoded by the coding sequence ATGAGTAAAATCATCGGAATAGATTTAGGAACAACGAACTCTTGTGTTGCGGTTTTAGAAGGGGGAGATGCACAAGTCATCCCAAATCCGGAAGGAAATCGAACGACCCCTTCGGTTGTTGCCTTTAAAAACGGAGAACGGTTAATCGGTGAGGTGGCCAAACGTCAAGCAATTACCAATCCGAATACCGTCATCTCCATTAAACGGCATATGGGGACGGACTATAAAGTAGAAATGGAAGGGAAAAGCTATACACCCCAAGAAATTTCTGCCATTATTTTGCAATACTTAAAATCCTATGCGGAAGAATATTTAGGAGAAACGGTTACGAAAGCTGTCATTACCGTACCTGCCTATTTCAATGACGCCGAACGGCAAGCGACGAAGGATGCGGGAAAAATCGCAGGATTAGAAGTTGAACGAATCATTAACGAACCGACGGCTGCTGCTTTAGCTTATGGGCTAGACAAAACGGAAGAAAACCAAACCGTTCTCGTTTTCGACTTAGGTGGTGGGACCTTCGACGTTTCGATTTTGGAACTAGGCGACGGTGTCTTTGAAGTGCGTGCCACTGCCGGAGACAATCGGTTAGGCGGAGATGATTTCGATCAAGCGATTATGAACTATTTAGTCGCTGAATTTAAAAAGGAAAATGGCATCGACCTTTCCAATGATAAAATGGCGATGCAACGGTTGAAGGATGCGGCAGAGAAAGCGAAAAAGGATTTGTCGGGTGTAACGACAACACAAATTTCTTTACCGTTCATTACCGCTGGTCCACAAGGTCCCCTTCATTTGGAAGTAACGTTGACTCGGGCGAAGTTTGACGAACTAACAGCAGACTTAGTGGAAAGGACGATGGGACCAACCCGTCAAGCGTTAAAAGACGCGGGATTATCGCCAAATGAAATCGATAAAGTGATTCTCGTCGGTGGTTCCACTCGTATTCCAGCTGTTCAAGAAGCGATTAAAAAGGAAATTGGTAAAGAACCCCATAAAGGTGTGAATCCGGATGAAGTTGTGGCAATGGGTGCTGCAATCCAAGGTGGTGTTATTTCTGGAGATGTTAAAGACGTCGTCCTTCTCGATGTTACACCTCTTTCATTAGGAATCGAAACGTTAGGTGGTGTATTCACGAAATTAATCGAACGGAATACGACGATCCCTACTTCGAAATCGCAAGTATTTTCAACGGCGGCAGATAATCAAACGGCCGTAGATATACATGTGCTCCAAGGGGAACGTCCGATGGCTGCGGATAACAAAACATTAGGACGGTTCCAATTAACGGATATTCCGCCAGCTCCCCGCGGTGTACCACAAATCGAAGTGACCTTTGACATCGACAAAAACGGAATCGTTAATGTAAGTGCAAAAGATTTAGGCACAGGAAAACAACAAAAAATTACAATTAAATCGAATACCGGCTTGTCCGATGAAGAAATCGATCGGATGGTTAAAGAGGCGGAGCAAAATGCGGAAGCAGATAAAAAACGGAAGGAAGAGGCCGAACTTCGCAACGAAGCCGATCAACTATTGTTTACGACGGATAAGACGTTAAAAGATTTGGAAGGTAAAGTCGATGAAGGGGAAATAAAAAGGGCGGAAGATGCGAAAAACGAATTGAAAAAAGCAATCGAAAATAACGATTTAGAAGAAATTCGTGCGAAAAAAGATGCCTTGTCCCAAATCATCCAAGATTTAACGGTGAAGTTATATCAACAAACCGCCCAACAACAAGCTCAAGAACAACCTGGCCAAGAACCATCCGGTCAACAGGAAAAGAAAGATGACAACGTGGTAGATGCAGATTTTGAAGAAGTGAAGGATGACAAATAA
- the dnaJ gene encoding molecular chaperone DnaJ, translated as MSKRDYYEVLGVSKDATKEEIKRAYRKLSKKYHPDINKAPDADEKFKEITEAYEVLSDEQKRAQYDQFGHADPNQGFGGFGQGDFGGFGFDDIFETFFGGGRSRRRDPNAPKQGADLQYTMNLTFEEAVFGKETDIEIPREEDCSTCHGTGAKPGTKPETCPHCHGTGQMSTEQSTPFGRIVNRRVCYHCNGTGKIVKEKCPTCHGSGKVKKRKKIHIKIPAGIDDGQQLRVAGQGEPGVNGGPPGDLYIVFYVKSHEFFQREGDDIYCEVPITFVQAALGDEIEVPTLNGKVKLKIPAGTQTNTKFRLRGKGVQNVRGNGVGDQHITVKIVTPTKLTEKQKQLLREFAEISGQTIDEQEDSFFGKMKRAFKGE; from the coding sequence ATGAGTAAACGAGACTATTATGAGGTCCTTGGTGTCAGTAAAGATGCGACAAAAGAGGAGATCAAAAGGGCGTATCGGAAACTATCCAAAAAATATCATCCAGATATTAATAAAGCGCCAGACGCTGATGAAAAATTCAAGGAAATAACGGAGGCGTATGAAGTATTAAGCGATGAACAAAAGCGGGCACAATATGACCAATTCGGTCATGCAGACCCGAACCAAGGATTCGGCGGTTTCGGTCAAGGGGATTTCGGTGGATTTGGCTTTGATGATATTTTCGAAACCTTTTTCGGCGGTGGACGTTCCAGAAGACGAGACCCGAACGCACCGAAACAGGGGGCCGATTTACAATATACGATGAACTTAACCTTTGAGGAAGCAGTGTTCGGAAAGGAAACGGACATCGAAATTCCGCGGGAAGAGGACTGTTCAACTTGTCACGGCACGGGAGCAAAACCGGGTACGAAACCAGAAACCTGTCCGCATTGTCATGGAACAGGGCAAATGAGTACGGAACAATCGACACCCTTTGGACGAATCGTTAACCGAAGAGTTTGTTACCATTGTAACGGAACGGGTAAAATCGTGAAAGAAAAATGTCCAACTTGTCACGGTTCGGGGAAAGTGAAAAAACGGAAAAAAATTCATATTAAAATACCAGCGGGCATCGATGACGGTCAACAATTACGAGTAGCCGGTCAAGGGGAACCGGGTGTTAACGGTGGACCTCCTGGAGATTTATACATCGTCTTTTACGTGAAATCCCATGAATTTTTCCAGCGGGAAGGGGACGATATTTATTGTGAAGTACCGATTACGTTCGTTCAAGCAGCCCTTGGAGACGAAATCGAAGTTCCGACACTGAATGGAAAAGTCAAATTAAAGATTCCTGCAGGTACACAAACGAATACGAAATTCCGATTGCGCGGAAAGGGTGTACAAAATGTTCGCGGAAATGGAGTTGGCGACCAACATATTACGGTAAAGATCGTTACACCTACAAAACTAACGGAAAAACAAAAACAGTTGCTACGAGAATTCGCAGAAATTAGCGGTCAAACGATTGATGAACAAGAAGATTCTTTTTTTGGGAAAATGAAACGAGCGTTTAAAGGAGAATAA
- the grpE gene encoding nucleotide exchange factor GrpE, which produces MANEKDEKTMEHTMEEEKIEKSMEETETSAEQEEQASEPAEEKEEKATEQTTENLAELEEQIDKLKQQLKEKEDRLLRLQADFDNYRKRMRNEIANLEKYQSQALATDLLTSVDNFERALNTQVQAEEAKSLLQGMEMVYRGILEAFKNHGIEQIESVGKPFDPHYHHAVMQGNDDNVEKNVVLEEFQKGYIMKDRVIRPAMVKVNE; this is translated from the coding sequence ATGGCTAATGAAAAGGACGAAAAAACAATGGAACACACAATGGAAGAGGAAAAAATAGAAAAAAGCATGGAAGAAACTGAAACTTCCGCCGAACAGGAAGAACAAGCATCCGAGCCTGCGGAAGAAAAGGAAGAAAAGGCGACCGAACAGACAACGGAAAACCTCGCCGAACTTGAGGAGCAGATCGATAAATTGAAACAACAATTGAAGGAAAAGGAAGACCGATTACTAAGACTTCAAGCCGATTTTGATAATTACCGAAAACGGATGCGCAATGAAATCGCCAACCTTGAAAAATATCAATCCCAAGCGTTAGCTACCGATTTATTAACGAGTGTGGATAATTTTGAAAGGGCGTTAAATACACAAGTCCAGGCAGAGGAGGCAAAGTCTCTCTTACAAGGAATGGAAATGGTGTATCGGGGGATTTTAGAGGCATTTAAAAACCACGGCATCGAACAGATCGAATCTGTGGGAAAACCGTTTGATCCACATTATCATCATGCCGTTATGCAAGGAAATGATGATAATGTTGAAAAAAACGTTGTCCTTGAAGAATTTCAAAAGGGTTACATAATGAAAGACCGGGTTATTCGTCCGGCGATGGTGAAAGTAAATGAATAA